One Coffea arabica cultivar ET-39 chromosome 5c, Coffea Arabica ET-39 HiFi, whole genome shotgun sequence DNA window includes the following coding sequences:
- the LOC113689460 gene encoding transcription factor MYB10-like has translation MVRAPSVDKNGMKKGAWSEEEDNKLRAYVLRYGHWNWRQLPKFAGLSRCGKSCRLRWMNYLKPGVRRGKYTIEEEDLIIKLHEQYGNRWSAIAAKLPARTDNDIKNHWHTHLKKRYKESPICEGSQHIDDADQNEQSSAMFTSGSSTDQKTEVDPTTSASDSLDAYTDISSLSCDSTLFDGVDWAADDSNSSVESLTEPFESFWTEPFALDTSFNNWFPSMEEEFMHPFSSFLDDSFDWFHEFNQ, from the exons ATGGTGAGAGCCCCATCAGTTGACAAAAATGGAATGAAGAAAGGGGCATGGAGTGAAGAAGAAGACAACAAGCTGAGAGCCTATGTTCTAAGATATGGCCATTGGAACTGGCGGCAGCTGCCTAAATTTGCCG GTCTATCTAGGTGTGGCAAAAGTTGCAGACTGAGATGGATGAATTACCTGAAGCCTGGTGTTAGAAGAGGCAAGTATACCATCGAAGAGGAGGATCTAATAATCAAATTACATGAACAATATGGGAACAG ATGGTCAGCGATTGCAGCAAAATTACCAGCAAGAACGGATAATGATATAAAAAATCACTGGCACACTCACCTCAAAAAGCGCTACAAAGAAAGTCCAATTTGTGAAGGATCCCAGCATATAGATGATGCAGATCAAAATGAGCAATCTTCTGCAATGTTTACATCCGGTTCCAGTACTGATCAAAAGACAGAAGTGGATCCAACAACTTCTGCTTCTGATTCTCTTGATGCTTATACGGATATCTCTTCCTTAAGCTGTGATTCCACACTTTTTGATGGTGTAGACTGGGCTGCAGATGATAGCAACAGTTCAGTGGAATCATTGACTGAACCCTTTGAGAGTTTTTGGACTGAACCCTTTGCCTTGGATACATCGTTTAACAACTGGTTTCCATCTATGGAGGAGGAATTCATGCACCCTTTCTCctcttttcttgatgatagctTTGATTGGTTCCACGAATTCAATCAATAA